The segment gGAAGGAAGAGTAGCATACATACTTTATGTTTAATTTATGTATAGAGATTCGTAAGACTGgaaaatgaatatacaatttATGAAACTTATTTTTTCAAGTTATACTTTTTTTAAGCATAAAATTCTCTTGTTGGTGCTCTTGTATAAGTATCAACGGTAGGTAATTTTTTCGGTTCATCCAAAGCATAAGATCCTTCATCTTTTTTACGTAAACGATAAATACAGAATAGAATAAGTAAAATTAGCAATAGTAAGACAAGTACTACACTTCCAACGATACCTAGAAGAGTAGGAAAAGAaattaaaagtaataaaaaCAGAGAAAAATTACGTCACAATACAATCCCATCAAGCATAAAAAGTCAGACAGGTAAAAAAAGACGTGTCAGACAAGTAATTGTTACTTGAAACTTATTTTACACTGTTCTACGTCAAAATTTCATCCATGAATTTCTAAGTCATGTCATGTCAGCTACAGAGTAGGACCAGGATCAtatgtgcatcggttcaagttgctatGCCTCATTGGCGCCACAAGATGAACATTAAATTcgtagaagcagttacttcaatggaaGTAAAACAAACGCTTTATATAAGGATACAATACAGGGGGGAAAGAATTAGCTtatagaaagaaagatataaagtaatCTTAAACTCACGGTTTAAGTGAAAACAACGAGTGTATGAACCTACGCCATTATGGtcggttctgagccatgtcacaccgagtctccaaccactggttacgacaGTCACACTGGTCGTGCAGTATACCCATCCTtttattgatagacggatatctcgccttcgccataggtgacgtaagttggcaaaagccaaacgaatTTTtggaatccgtgctgagatttcgtcagacaccaacccactagggctgatcagacttccacgataagtgaagttgtcgacgcattCGGCTACATTacttcctatccttagttcaggtcagtcctggagcaacaatttgcatttagaggagagaaacgcatcccaaatatcTTTGGATTGTTTCTCAGTGTTGCCAAAAGACTgaattttatcagcgtcttcactaaacagaactatgtcatctacgtattctaagtcgataagtggatcTCCAAGTAAGAGACCAATCCCTGAaaatgttatttccagcaatggGTCTATGttgaaattgaacaaaaatggagataatGGATAGTCTTGCTGGACACCATTtaaggttgtaaaatcagatgacagttcgcatAAGCTAAACTTgactagtagtgttcgagtaaagggccttcacaaggtttatgtacttctcaggtacacctttcaatgacagacactgccacagaacctctcggtctacagagtcaaatgctgcttttgagtcaagaaaaactatcattgtctgacACCGATAAGCATATTTGTTTTCTAAagcctgacgaatagtgaatatatgATCGATACAGCCAAGACTAGGTCTCAAGCCAGACTGGTTTTCTCTTATTCGTAGTTCATAAGTCTTTTTTAGgcgtccgataattattgaggctagtattttagatgctatattagtcaaactaatcccactatggttatcgcaggatgaatTTAACcttttcttatatattgggacaatcagtgattgtgaccagtcagatgggattacatccaagtaacagattttagctaaaatattagtcaacctaatcgctaaaactggGTCACTAtacttaaagacctctggagctaatccatctggaccagttgttctcccttgtttcagattagctatagcctttcgAACTCCAACtagagtcgggggacctacttcaatgttctaCTCTggctgtttgggaatggtgggtagttgtagagtagctgaaggtcaGCTGAAcagctccttaaagtgttccgcccatcgttctaaacgtctgggctgagagcattTAGGAgtgtcgtctttttccgagattgtctcgcttacaattgacttcttaattccggtttcttttattagtctgaagagttgtttGGTGTTACATACAGTctctgccttttccatctttTTTGATTTCGCTGCCCACCACCGATCACAATAGTTCCGTAGACTTtcggttaacctagatctgatttgtttttgctcttcatcgtgttcagagcttgatgggatgagtttacgagaatctattagtgcaatagacttagtaGAAACCCACTGCTTTTTCATGACACAGGTTCAAATCACTAATAGATGTCGCTGCTATTTCCACAACTGTGTGTATATCTGGGTCCggctcgtttacagaactgcctagatatggactcagttgttcctggaatctaCTTTTGGCTTTATCGTCACCGACTTCAACTCTAATAGATCTTATTAATgtggtttttctgcgtccagtgagacGCAAGCAAATGCAcgctcgtattagagcatggTCAGAGTCCACGGGAACTGGTCATTAGGTCGCCAGATAAACGGAGAATGTATCTCGTCGGTTCTCCGTTTCGGTTacgtgaggtcaagtgaatgatcaaagccaccaaatgccctggtacggccgagagtgtggagagttTTCTCTCACTCTCAAAATGCTTTCAcgtggccacgtgcatacaactaATGCCacggaagtcttactcactgcatTTTCGCGGCGGGTGTGTTATAGGACGAAAAGCctatgtccggcgctttaactgggtagGTGGATAAAGGAAATCCACCCAGGGGGtgggaaaatcctgattccgaaccaatggttcctatgggctccaggatcctgaaggaacaaatggcgtatgaaccaatcgttggtcaccggctaccacggcactgcatctcctcacgatgctccactgccttgtgcatTAGACCTTggggtcgaaggctccgggtgtagccccctaagaaaaccacctgtttcggtttgggcacctggacagtagcctagccctcacacaaacagaatgatttatgtggcgcatatctgtttggtaccttcttgtaccaatgtttatgtgtttaaataaataaaataaataaatcgacTGGCTCAGGCTTACTGCTAAATTCGAATGACCATTTGTTCTGCCATTGTGAGCACCGAGAGACATAAGTTCgcatgttgattggttcttatatgtaatgagttattttaaaagttgaagAAACTTGTATTTGATTTTGAAAACAAGTCCTTATCGTTTATACCTAAAGACAATACAGTGGCTGTATTCTCACACTGCCTTTGTGGGAAGGAAACATTGCTGTTATGTTAGAtgtctgagggaaacaccttgCTGCCATCACGCCTCTGTACGGtcaacagtacgacttcacccttGGACCTTGGGTTTACTGTTTTTAGTCATACCGCTCTTGcatcgacctgtctggcatggtaggaccttgaagaacgatttttccagccagtatagcccgattgggtcatcacgatgggcaagcccgaccaccataTCATGGTAGCAACAACGGTTGGGCGAATTTCTTAGactttatgaatataaataatttaagaaATTCTGATCAATCAATCCGTTCAGTGTCAAAAAACTaaattcttttgttttaaaaagaaCCCAGAATTTATGTACGAAATATTATGATTACGTAGAGTTGTGTAATCAGATGAATGTATAGTCGAGTTGTTAAGCAAATATGTGATGTTACATCAAAATTCCTGAATTCCAGGTTATTTACCTTAGCGAAGCTAACCAAAACGATATGCACACAATAGAATATTTCGAATAAGATACAGTCTTAACAACTGCTATCAACAAATCTCAATACCCAAGTTATAAGATTTTCACAACGGATTTCATATGTGCACTGAATAACTCACGACATTTTTTGTATCCTATTTTACATCATATACATACGATAATATTTAATTAACTTCACTAGGTTTCCAAGCTAAAAACACAGGAATAGCGGTCAATTACGACTAAAGTACTCATCATCTAACTGCCTTTCTCAAACATATAAGTACAACACATAATAGTAAATAACTTCAAGAATAAGTAGGGCGTTTCAATCGAACTACCCCGAAGATTTGTACTTTATAATGTAGTATTCTGATCCATAGTTAAAGTATTCGGCTTCCAGCTACTGATCCACAGGTTTGAACACCCCCCCCATTCACCTACTTCCGTTTAAGCAACCAACTAGACAGCCTGAAATTTTCTACATATACTAATTGACAGATTAGTACAAATGAAAATTTGCTATATAATTCCTTTTATAATATCTAAGTAGAACAGTAAACTAACATTATCACTAGTACTAATGTTACTACTATGGACATTTCAGCCCAGACAACGAATAAAACTTCAAAGATTTGTAATTACACTACGAGATACAACGGAATTAAGCATACATAGTTTTAATATTGCTAGTAGGTTTTGACtaaatcaaaaataaataaataaatatgaagaaTGATCAGCGACAGTAAAATTTTGTATTGCATAGACTATGGAACCATGCTATAAGCAGTCGTATACTACCTAATAACACAAACTAATTAGTTATGATATTAAATACTTACCAGCTATTACACCAGGTTGACTTAAAATCTTTGATGTTGATGCCCCTGAATTCCATGAATGATGAAGTGATCTACTATGTATTGATGTTTGACGTACAGCTGGTACACTGCCGCTTAAAGCATTCAGTTCAAAAGGTCCAAGTTTATGCGCAACGTTTTCAGAGGATGATGATGACTTAGGACCTAAAGATTCTAAACTTGATGCTTCGTGTGAACCAAGATAGGAATTTTCGCCTATTTCTACGAACAAAAAagttataaaatgaaaaaaggaTAAAAACGAAAGATATCCGAATGCTTCTTAAGTTAATACAAGTAACTGAAAAGTCGTTTGAATAAAAGTGTGCATGAATAAGACTATTGGGCTATGATGATACAATCCATACTTGAAACAAGGCAGCAAACTCATACAGAAAAAAATTCATGACTTATGGTTTTGGATTTTACTTTCCTTAGACTTTATACACTCGTCTGCTTGCTGTATCTAACTACTATGTTTGTCAGTTCGGATAATTAAAGAGAATGAGTACATACTAAAATTTTGAAGACTATTGATAGTTTTTTTAGAAACAAAAATATCCTTTACAGAGAAACAACGACTTGAAGTGCGGATATACAGAAGTCAGAAATTAATGTCAATGTGAAATTCTATGCTAAAAAGTTTTCAGTGAATTGGACTGGTAACAAACGTTTGTTTTTAAATCTACTGTCATGACTTTTATATGAATTCTATACCTAAATATAGAGAAAGGATTTTGAAAACAGTTGTCTGTCATATGGAATTTAGAACCTAACACATTTGCATCCGTTCacgttgtcataccacattagcacagtgaGATAAAATTACCAAAAGAAATCAAAGTGATAGTAGTACAAATAgtgatagaaaagattaggtgTGAAGAGAAAGATAAGATTTTAAAGCCTCGAATCTAAATGCAAATAAAGAGTGAATGGACCTCCACTATCGACGACCATGTTGAGACATATCATAGTCTTTAACCACTGGTTACCATAACCGCGCAAACCCCAAACAGATAATTTTCACCTACCTACatggtgtatacactctttatcttcccttaaactatgagattaaaattgcttcatatctttcttccttcctgtactatatccttatatacaacctttctttatatactaccaccactaaattaattacttctatgaatccggtgttgatcttgttgtgctaacgaggtatggcaacttggaccgatgcatatatgtgcctggtcctacgttgtagctgactgactgactgacatggcTGTAAAATTCTTAGACATTGAAAAAATGAGTGAAAAAAATGGGGAAAACAATATCAAACATACATCTTTACAGACAAATTTTATAGATTTTTTTCCCAAAATACATGTTCAATAATAAGGTTAGTAGGCATAAAGAATATTACAATGAAGATTATTGTGAAGAGTGAAATGTAACTGTAAAGGTTAGCATACATACATTCTTACCTGAACTTCTCACTGCAACCATTTTATGCCCAACTGATGGTATTGAAGATTTAGACTGTTGTTGTTGCtgaggcatttcactttcagaaaaatcaaaattattctaaataaaacattaaaaattgaattttatttatattcactaaaaataaagatatttaaTAATCGTGTGAAGTCGGAAGTAGCAATAATTAGGCAGATAACaatttagctaaaatattaacTGTTATGTTAACCTTTGAAATTAATAAAGTTTATTGTAGGGACtatgatttattatcattattacagtcattggtaatattattattattattattattattattattcatgtagTCCAGCTAAATAACTAAAACCCGATTTAACAATACGTGAGGatacaaacaaaaagaaaaaaaacgattgATTCGGgtcattttagttttatttcatttagctTACGCTTTTAGTAGACTGATAGATGAAAGATAATTTATGAAAAATTAGATGATATTTCCTTCATAAGGAAGTTATATTCAAGATAATGACTAAAATGGAATAGTGGACTTGGTATTTCAAGGATTGTGGATTCTAAACTTAGTTCATAGGCCTCTGTTTGAGTAACCGAGTATTTTCACCGACTTGTGTATCAAAAGTGTGAGTCTGAAAGCACAACAAATGAACGTATATTAGAGTTAGTAGGTTTATTTTTTCCGCCTCCTAGGCTACTACTGAAAGgttaacaataatattacatCTACAAAATCGAAGGCGTCATTAAAAGCAAATAGAAACAAAATTTTAGCTTACTTGTTTGTCTGATAATAAATCTTCAGATTCATGAGATGCTAAAGGTTCTGGGTCTGCATAGATAAGACGTGTGGATAAAGAAGAAATAAATTTTCAGATAAATTTCGAAAATAATTATTGACATTGGTAATAATAAATTGTAACTGAGTAACTAGGTACAGGTTTTTCTGCTCCAGTTTCAGTGACACCCTACACGTAAGAGCTAATGATACAACTCGGTTGATCACACCTGAACAAGTGAAACGCCGACTTGAGTCTACTACCTAATAAATGAAACTAGTAGTTTTCTATATATCGTAATTAGTTACGGTACTAGGGAAATTCTTCACTATTCGAAACTGAATGACTTCTGAGAAAAAACAGAAGACAAAAGAAGACAAAAACAAGCAACCAATCGATCTCACTAACAAAGGAATTGAATTAAACCTTCAGGATAGTCATTCGATTAATGGTAGTCAATATCCAGACTAGAACAAACGTGTGTTAGCTCAAGTCATTACACCTCACTAACATGACGAGATGAGATTAACATAATAAGCCCTGAAAGAGCTAGAATAATGCGACAGCAACGATAATGAGAAAGACTAAGCACCATGAATGTGGTTCGAAGAGAAGAGGTGAAGAAATTTCGGAACTCAGGATTTAATGGAAGACAGTGAATGCATCTGCTTCACCATGACCGATTCTAAGCAGTCACTCAACAACTAAAACAGCTAGTTACGATAATCATGAGGACCTCGAtcaggtagtctgcatccaaCAACATCGCTTGACACAGTTGTCAGTGAATTCAAGGACTGATGTCATATCTTGGTTTGGTTGCTTTTGGCTTTCCTCCAACTTATCATTACTCCGAGGAGTATTGTATATCGTGGTAAGTAGTGATTAAGAGCACGTAACACAAACCCTGGCTACCTCAGTCGATGAATACCCACAAGCTTATCGACCTATTTGCCATAATTTTTTGTTACCTTATGCCTAACTTCAGCATTGGTCATTCGGTCGTGTGAAGTGTCGACAAAATGGGGAAATTCGATTGCACAGAATACACATAAATACTGGCACAAAGGGGCAcagaatacatatgcgccacataagtcacttgatttgtatatgggctgtgatactgaccggttgcccaaaccgaaacaggatAAATACTGACCgggcccaacgttgcttaaACGCGGTGGTCGAACGAGAACCAGTGCTTTCAACGTTGTATGGTCGCTTTATGACAAATATTTAGAGAAACCTTGAACAGTTTGTTATCAAGTTGTATTTGTGGTTATTGTGtgttaacaatgaaatattatGAATTTCATGCAAAATCGATACTTAACATCAATCTGATGAATAATTTTAAGTGCCATAACAGACAATTCTTACACAAAGAACACAAATCAATCACCACagattatttcaaacataatggAGCAATTAAACTATTGATGACATAGATCagaatacaaaataaaaatctCTCTCCTGAGTTATAAACCTACATCTAACGGAACTGAATGAGTGCATCAAGTTTACTTTTAGGAGCATGTGGGCACCAGTAGTAATTAGTATCGGATTTGTATAGTAACTCATTAGTTTACTTACTAAACTGTTTTTTATTATTAGATGACGAAAAACTAGTTACTTATGTCTGAGCATTCAGAGGTTGGTGCTTATTATTGACCCATAACTGTCCATAACGCATAGCTTAGTAGGAAAACATATATACAGTTTGTGTGTAGCAGTAAAAGTATTCTTATAAAATGTCTCTTAGATCTGTAAAGTAATTAATTTATCCCCATGTCTAACATTGGTTCCTAGAAATGTTATTCTAAAAGAacctaaaataaaatgaaagttgGGAAGTCGTGTTGTATGTACACGATTTCTTTAAAATGTTTGATAAAGGCATTCTAGTTCGCAGTCCCTGAAAAAGAAATATACTGTTTTCGTCTGTTTTACTCACAACCCCTTAATATTAAATCAGTAATCTGAGAGTATATTTTAGAAAGCTTGTGAACATTCATGGCAGTCTAAATCAAGACTTTTCAAAGTGGAACTAACTTACCTTAGTCAAACTATCAAccgaaaaaatatatatgcttTTATTTGTGCTCATCTCTCTTCTTATGCTTATTATGGGTTTATAAAGTAATAACTAAGGAACAGAGTAAGGACATTAGGATGTACACACAAACATAAGTTTAACTTAATAAAAACTATCCGCTGGTATTGTAGTGTATGTTACTTatatcgacagacataagtagcatgtgACACTAATCAGAAGTGGAAACCCTGACAGCAGAAGGCTAAAAAGAGAAGGCTAAAAAGATAGAGTTGAAGAGGATAGAAGGGAAAACAGCAAGGAATTGTGAACTAGAAGAATCGTAccgaatgtgaaggacaaatgatggaaatttgcaaataaagtattcaatatatatatatatgtttcctTGAAAACGCTTCGACCAGCTTGTCAGgtgaaacgttgaatttacttaaaattcattcgctgaggttttacaaatatattattcctattaaaTGTCTTATTCAAtatatagttctcatattttgCCAAAGCATTCTATAGTTTTACACTAAAATACATTGGTCCTCCCCACCTCTGTTTCCGTTCATAACAGTATCACTCGGTTAATCGTTTTTTTCTCAGTAGAATATTGCTTAACACTTCCTATGTAGTCTACAGCTTTTTTAAACGATAgtttaaatcatatatatatatacttaaaagATACCTTTTATCACAAACTAACTTTAACTGAAGTCATTACCTGGAATTTTAGGTTCTAAAACTTTTACATGGCTTATACGTGGATCAACAGCACCGACATCTGATAAAAATCCTTCGTGAAGGCGATTTTCCAAAAGATCTTGAGGTGCTTGCAAAGAGCTGTGACCAGTAGAGGTCAGCTGCACTTGATAGTATGCAAATTCCGAATTGTTATGCAAATTTTGGACATCTGGAATGGCGGATATGCGCGTAACCCTTGTTACTTGTTGAAATCCAACAGCTGAACGTAAAATTCTTTCTATGCTATTTTTTATATGTGACTTTAAGGAGGCATCGGAATCCCATACCATACTATCAACATTACCAGTCTCAGATGAACTTTGTTGACGTGGCTCACCAACAACAGAAGTCGGTAGGATACTTCGCAGGTGTAAAGCAAGTAAGACTGAATAAACAGCTGAAGTAAAACACAAAGAGAAATACCTTAAGGTTATAGTATTCTGGGATCGTATTTCATACATACAGGAAGTTTACTCGCATCCTACTTTAAGATTCTCATTTTATTCCCAGTAAGCCTCAGTCAATTATATAGAAATTCAGTATTCTTAATACGATAATCAACAGTCCGTACTAAGTTCTATAGATATTGGAACAAATCATTTGCCTTAGTAACCATAGGGATAGTTACTAAACCTTTAGCCACAAAAACAAAACGTTAAATTAAAAATGGACTAACCTAGAGAACCAACAAATTGTGCTGAAATATGTTGTTTACAGTCAGTTATGAGTTCATTAAATCATTATAATAAATTAGGCTGTTACAATCTTAATCgttgaaataaaaaatatgtaAAGAGTTAAGCAAATAAACAAGACGTATAGATTACAGATTAAGCAATCAATCAATGGTAACAGATAAACCACTAAGGTTCCCACTGTATTCCATAACACTATACAGATTCTCCATACAGCTCGGAGTATTGGGTACATAgtcattttaaatatttgaaGGGAACCACAACTAACTTATTTGCTCGCTTAATTTAGTCAAAATAAATACTTATGTTTCTAAGGAAACCCTCACAAGTCATCAATCTTCACATTCAGAAACCGCCACTAAACTATTCAGACAAATTTCGTCACCACAGCAAATTAGTAATCTACATAACCCAGTTACTGGGTAGTGATCAGTCTCAACAAGTAGTGTAGCTCCTAGTATAAGCAGATTGTAGATTCTGAATCACACTGTAAAGTAAAATATGGCACTGGTTACTATCTGGAAATTCCGTTAAAAAGATGGAACTAACGTAACTTTGTAGTGGAATATACGCTTGAGTTCCATATAGTGAAAAGTGATGACTGAGGGTTAACTGATCTAGTTACTTATTGGTCATTTTTTCGAATTTCGAATCATAGCCCATCATATCTTGTGACATGTCACGTGAAGAAAAGGCGAGACGTTCTTCTGTCTATTTGCGGTGTAATATACTTCGTGCCAATTTGCCCTGGTTTTCTTAACACATTTGAAATATGTCATGGTAAACAATAAGATACATATTTTGCACATTAATGTAAAAGCAAACACGAAACCTAAAAAAATCTCAAAATTAAGAAACCCCTTTATTAAATTTTCACTGTAAATTCTTCACAAACAAAAACGCACGTATTTGGCAGTTTCACCACGTTGAAGTAGGTTGAAATAAAATTAGGGGTTGCAAAACCAAGACGTGACATATTATGTTTATTCCACGAATTCATCTTTTCTTCCCGAATCATATCGTGTATGTCCAACTTTTTTACTACCActgatactactaatacttctaATATTCTGGTATTCGTTTTCGTAATTTCACCAAGCTCTGGAAATATGGTTTGGCAGCTTAAACTGATGAACACATATGCCAAGTTCTACGTAGATAAAAGTTGGTTGACTGTATTTCACTATGTATGAATGATGAAGACTTAAACAAAACGCTAAGCGTCACACTAATATCAAAAAACCGCCAATTGATTTCTAAGATGATCTAAATTTTTATTAGAATAAGTCGCAAGAAAAATTTCAAACCACCGATTACTCATACGCATACCTGTAGAACAATCTCCAACTTCAACAGGGCTGGCACGTGTACCCAATAGTGTTTCTCCAGTGGTTACATTGACGCAAAAGCAGTCATATTCATTACATTGTCGAGCAACATATAAATCTGGTCGGTCTACACGACATTGTGGAATGTATGCAGACACAATTCTCCCGTCTTCATCAGTCCCAAAAAACTGGTGGTTTGCGGATGTTTTATTGCTTAGAAATAAAGAGTTGCCTGGTGATTTTTCTCTCTCTGATTTCCCATTTTGCACTATTTGGTATTGAATTTCCCGTACAGTATGCTCGCAGTTAGCTGCATAACAGAAAAAATTGTAATACGACTACAGTTATTCTAGTAATTTTCTGGAAAATTCTGCAAACGGAAGTTCATTTTGCATGTGCTTGCCAatgataaatgaaaaataagacACTGATACATGGACTGTCACGCCAGTAGCTACTCAGCGATTACAAGCTTTTGGAGTTGAACAATATGAAGTCAGTGTATAGACAGGTCGGGTCAAagtatatatattacaaattaaatATCATATGCAAGaattggtgagactataatttatggacgacctttgagcgacgctaaactGACCTtgggagtgtccacctaataaccagGACCAAATGAAGGTTtaaaaccagtgtgaggaattagaattctGATTTACAGTTAATGACTAAGCTTGGAAATTAGATTTCGAATTTTCATCAAGAACTGACATCGGCACAGTGCCAacactctatttatccaaatggatgagtgaatttcgagCCGAAATCTAAATCCTGATTGACTCGTTCAGAAATTATAGTCTCGaccaagttttttttatttttgaagtaGCAATCACTTCCAAAAGATTCTCAAGATGTACCACCAAAAgttcttattcatttattattgattttctgCAAAAGTCATCGTGGAATACGTGTCTCACAATACTTCAAAAATTAAAATTAGTTGAAACGATGTGCGCTATATATTAAAACCTAGATTTGGTAGATAGAAAATAACAACAAGCACCCAATTTCCTGTCAAGCAGGCTCGAACACCGATCCTGCCACATTATTTTACTGCCTACAACTTCTCTAGAAAAGATTATATTATGCAACTTAAAATGCATAAGTGTTGTTCTGAGAAAAGTGACGTGCCCCATTTTTCTAATGAGGAATCAAGACATTCGTCGTTTGTTTTAAAGGAAACTCATTATTGCGGTAACGTTTTCCAAACACCAACACGACGTTCTTTTACATATTTCTGACAAAAATAAGAATACTTGTTTACTTACCGTTTGAGGTTGGATAGCTATCAAGAACAGGTACGACTAGTCCATTTTGAGCAAGAGCGCATAGATTATATAGGGCTAGGTTTTCAAATAAACAGTTTACCAGATTTAGGAGGAAACAACGCAAAATAAGAGTGCCCATTGAACACAACTGAATGGTGCGCGATGTTTAAGTTCATGGTGAATCAACAAGGTTAAACAAGAATATCAACCATCACAATAAAGATGGGACACCCAAAGAGAATAACATGGCCACTAATCATGTGGtcaataaactttaaaaatacatggatagtaattttatagtcaaTGCTTTCTATTTCTTCTCTTCTTTACGGGACTACTAGTCTAGGAGACCACCGTAAAATGCACTGAACTACGATCGAACAAATTGAGATTTAAATTTTTCTCTCCACTCTGTGTCCAGAGAAAGTTCAGGTTACCGTCTTTATAAGAAAATCAGATTTCCATC is part of the Schistosoma mansoni strain Puerto Rico chromosome 1, complete genome genome and harbors:
- a CDS encoding putative syndecan codes for the protein MGTLILRCFLLNLVNCLFENLALYNLCALAQNGLVVPVLDSYPTSNANCEHTVREIQYQIVQNGKSEREKSPGNSLFLSNKTSANHQFFGTDEDGRIVSAYIPQCRVDRPDLYVARQCNEYDCFCVNVTTGETLLGTRASPVEVGDCSTAVYSVLLALHLRSILPTSVVGEPRQQSSSETGNVDSMVWDSDASLKSHIKNSIERILRSAVGFQQVTRVTRISAIPDVQNLHNNSEFAYYQVQLTSTGHSSLQAPQDLLENRLHEGFLSDVGAVDPRISHVKVLEPKIPDPEPLASHESEDLLSDKQQQQQSKSSIPSVGHKMVAVRSSEIGENSYLGSHEASSLESLGPKSSSSSENVAHKLGPFELNALSGSVPAVRQTSIHSRSLHHSWNSGASTSKILSQPGVIAGIVGSVVLVLLLLILLILFCIYRLRKKDEGSYALDEPKKLPTVDTYTRAPTREFYA